A region of Solanum dulcamara chromosome 7, daSolDulc1.2, whole genome shotgun sequence DNA encodes the following proteins:
- the LOC129895392 gene encoding uncharacterized protein LOC129895392 isoform X1, translating into MAFTLILTHSPANSISLETNSAIRKHPFFFRNLHFTPYRNRRRSISCSAQQKPFKPMTEENILEAVADFDGDEKSVPCLRTYENDLARLTLVGAVDFQQALTAAAADGGEAAGEHISSGMNAMVVETLFPGPSDEHSTISTRLFLPARKVMEKAHKLRSTITKEMLSGTTSTNILAMTFRQVTLQHLWNFELVLFIPGAERNMDDLETLREQVPPSFAITSSDERVISVIAEVICLSALESTKRHFFNETPGGAAKKFFPWFHTHQSIVSKDSSVTLHNLMECEIVANANILLQKFSSERVNYRSRKGRWMGNWLTSTAYSKLEQTGGPEFIAWLSECVPAYKLQIDAEKLGNVKFEGWKETATNTWEVFLTHSQMVGLSDVLDMYYEDVYTLPYKQLSLGVVAKSINSPSRKRSISMSKAISMVLASGIFLVAIRILGQRYIPHLPIRKHFHPDVNPVNSSDMMSIQHQSMKSCKLEDYCVSIVKRIKEFYCWPGDIVMGSGSSAWIGELPIYLKNEMDSKDLDLNSSSMPSEGIEDEIKAAAQDIASYQVVLSGDGKIVGFEPTSCVAENQWEANPLVKELYGEKNLSPGLIERGLKISRPSDFVVLELLMSTNPQSSFALVRPVTEISI; encoded by the exons ATGGCGTTCACACTTATTCTCACTCACTCTCCGGCCAATTCCATCTCACTGGAAACCAATTCCGCAATCAGAAAACATCCTTTTTTCTTCCGCAACTTACACTTCACACCTTACAGAAACCGTCGCCGTTCCATTTCATGCTCGGCGCAGCAGAAGCCGTTCAAGCCGATGACAGAGGAAAACATTCTCGAGGCAGTAGCTGATTTCGACGGAGACGAGAAATCTGTACCTTGTTTAAGAACTTATGAGAACGATTTAGCTCGACTCACATTGGTTGGTGCTGTTGACTTCCAGCAGGCACTTACTGCTGCGGCGGCGGACGGTGGTGAAGCTGCTGGAGAACATATTTCCTCTGGCATGAATGCTATGGTTGTTGAAACATTGTTTCCGGGACCTTCTGATGAGCACAGTACTATTTCCACTAGATTG TTTTTACCAGCAAGAAAAGTTATGGAAAAAGCCCACAAGCTTAGAAGTACCATAACTAAAGAGATGCTTTCCGGCACGACATCTACAAATATACTTGCCATGACATTTAGACAAGTGACTCTGCAACATCTTTGGAACTTTGAACTAGTACTTTTTATACCTGGAGCAGAAAGGAATATGGATGATCTTGAAACACTGAGAGAG CAGGTACCTCCATCTTTTGCCATCACGTCATCAGATGAACGAGTCATTTCTGTTATTGCAGAAGTTATTTGTCTTTCTGCTCTCGAAAGCACTAAAAGACATTTCTTTAATGAAACTCCTGGTGGAGCAGCAAAGAAGTTTTTCCCCTGGTTTCACACACATCAAAGCATTGTCTCAAAAGATTCCTCTGTTACTCTACACAACTTAATGGAATGTGAGATAGTTGCAAATGCCAATATTTTGCTCCAGAAATTTTCTTCCGAAAGGGTGAATTACAGATCAAGGAAGGGAAGATGGATGGGCAATTGGTTAACTTCAACTGCATACTCCAAACTGGAACAAACTGGGGGCCCCGAATTTATTGCTTGGCTGAGTGAGTGTGTACCTGCTTACAAATTGCAGATTGATGCTGAGAAACTTGGCAATGTGAAATTTGAAGGGTGGAAGGAAACAGCAACAAACACATGGGAGGTTTTTCTGACTCACTCCCAAATG GTTGGTCTAAGTGACGTTCTAGATATGTATTATGAAGATGTCTATACACTTCCCTATAAGCAATTATCATTGGGTGTTGTTGCAAAATCTATCAATTCGCCATCTAGAAAG AGAAGCATTTCTATGTCAAAGGCAATCTCTATGGTCCTTGCAAGTGGAATTTTTCTTGTTGCTATAAGAATTCTTGGTCAACGTTATATTCCTCATCTCCCGATTAGGAAGCACTTTCACCCGGATGTTAATCCAGTCAACTCATCTGACATGATGTCTATTCAGCATCAGTCCATGAAATCTTGCAAG TTGGAAGATTACTGTGTCTCCATCGTTAAGAGAATCAAGGAATTTTATTGTTGGCCTGGAGATATAGTGATGGGTTCTGGCAGCTCTGCATGGATTGGGGAGCTTCCGATATACCTGAAAAATGAGATGGATTCTAAAGATTTAGATCTTAATTCCAGCTCCATGCCATCAGAAGGAATTGAAGATGAGATAAAAGCAGCTGCACAAGATATTGCTAGTTATCAG GTTGTTTTATCCGGGGATGGTAAAATTGTTGGATTCGAGCCTACAAGTTGTGTTGCTGAAAATCAGTGGGAAGCAAACCCTTTAGTGAAAGAGCTCTATGGAGAGAAAAATCTTTCTCCTG GCTTGATAGAGCGAGGTCTCAAGATAAGCCGCCCCAGTGATTTTGTTGTACTGGAATTATTGATGTCAACAAATCCCCAAAGTTCATTTGCTTTGGTAAGACCTGTAACTGAAATTAGTATATGA
- the LOC129895392 gene encoding uncharacterized protein LOC129895392 isoform X2 — MAFTLILTHSPANSISLETNSAIRKHPFFFRNLHFTPYRNRRRSISCSAQQKPFKPMTEENILEAVADFDGDEKSVPCLRTYENDLARLTLVGAVDFQQALTAAAADGGEAAGEHISSGMNAMVVETLFPGPSDEHSTISTRLFLPARKVMEKAHKLRSTITKEMLSGTTSTNILAMTFRQVTLQHLWNFELVLFIPGAERNMDDLETLREVPPSFAITSSDERVISVIAEVICLSALESTKRHFFNETPGGAAKKFFPWFHTHQSIVSKDSSVTLHNLMECEIVANANILLQKFSSERVNYRSRKGRWMGNWLTSTAYSKLEQTGGPEFIAWLSECVPAYKLQIDAEKLGNVKFEGWKETATNTWEVFLTHSQMVGLSDVLDMYYEDVYTLPYKQLSLGVVAKSINSPSRKRSISMSKAISMVLASGIFLVAIRILGQRYIPHLPIRKHFHPDVNPVNSSDMMSIQHQSMKSCKLEDYCVSIVKRIKEFYCWPGDIVMGSGSSAWIGELPIYLKNEMDSKDLDLNSSSMPSEGIEDEIKAAAQDIASYQVVLSGDGKIVGFEPTSCVAENQWEANPLVKELYGEKNLSPGLIERGLKISRPSDFVVLELLMSTNPQSSFALVRPVTEISI, encoded by the exons ATGGCGTTCACACTTATTCTCACTCACTCTCCGGCCAATTCCATCTCACTGGAAACCAATTCCGCAATCAGAAAACATCCTTTTTTCTTCCGCAACTTACACTTCACACCTTACAGAAACCGTCGCCGTTCCATTTCATGCTCGGCGCAGCAGAAGCCGTTCAAGCCGATGACAGAGGAAAACATTCTCGAGGCAGTAGCTGATTTCGACGGAGACGAGAAATCTGTACCTTGTTTAAGAACTTATGAGAACGATTTAGCTCGACTCACATTGGTTGGTGCTGTTGACTTCCAGCAGGCACTTACTGCTGCGGCGGCGGACGGTGGTGAAGCTGCTGGAGAACATATTTCCTCTGGCATGAATGCTATGGTTGTTGAAACATTGTTTCCGGGACCTTCTGATGAGCACAGTACTATTTCCACTAGATTG TTTTTACCAGCAAGAAAAGTTATGGAAAAAGCCCACAAGCTTAGAAGTACCATAACTAAAGAGATGCTTTCCGGCACGACATCTACAAATATACTTGCCATGACATTTAGACAAGTGACTCTGCAACATCTTTGGAACTTTGAACTAGTACTTTTTATACCTGGAGCAGAAAGGAATATGGATGATCTTGAAACACTGAGAGAG GTACCTCCATCTTTTGCCATCACGTCATCAGATGAACGAGTCATTTCTGTTATTGCAGAAGTTATTTGTCTTTCTGCTCTCGAAAGCACTAAAAGACATTTCTTTAATGAAACTCCTGGTGGAGCAGCAAAGAAGTTTTTCCCCTGGTTTCACACACATCAAAGCATTGTCTCAAAAGATTCCTCTGTTACTCTACACAACTTAATGGAATGTGAGATAGTTGCAAATGCCAATATTTTGCTCCAGAAATTTTCTTCCGAAAGGGTGAATTACAGATCAAGGAAGGGAAGATGGATGGGCAATTGGTTAACTTCAACTGCATACTCCAAACTGGAACAAACTGGGGGCCCCGAATTTATTGCTTGGCTGAGTGAGTGTGTACCTGCTTACAAATTGCAGATTGATGCTGAGAAACTTGGCAATGTGAAATTTGAAGGGTGGAAGGAAACAGCAACAAACACATGGGAGGTTTTTCTGACTCACTCCCAAATG GTTGGTCTAAGTGACGTTCTAGATATGTATTATGAAGATGTCTATACACTTCCCTATAAGCAATTATCATTGGGTGTTGTTGCAAAATCTATCAATTCGCCATCTAGAAAG AGAAGCATTTCTATGTCAAAGGCAATCTCTATGGTCCTTGCAAGTGGAATTTTTCTTGTTGCTATAAGAATTCTTGGTCAACGTTATATTCCTCATCTCCCGATTAGGAAGCACTTTCACCCGGATGTTAATCCAGTCAACTCATCTGACATGATGTCTATTCAGCATCAGTCCATGAAATCTTGCAAG TTGGAAGATTACTGTGTCTCCATCGTTAAGAGAATCAAGGAATTTTATTGTTGGCCTGGAGATATAGTGATGGGTTCTGGCAGCTCTGCATGGATTGGGGAGCTTCCGATATACCTGAAAAATGAGATGGATTCTAAAGATTTAGATCTTAATTCCAGCTCCATGCCATCAGAAGGAATTGAAGATGAGATAAAAGCAGCTGCACAAGATATTGCTAGTTATCAG GTTGTTTTATCCGGGGATGGTAAAATTGTTGGATTCGAGCCTACAAGTTGTGTTGCTGAAAATCAGTGGGAAGCAAACCCTTTAGTGAAAGAGCTCTATGGAGAGAAAAATCTTTCTCCTG GCTTGATAGAGCGAGGTCTCAAGATAAGCCGCCCCAGTGATTTTGTTGTACTGGAATTATTGATGTCAACAAATCCCCAAAGTTCATTTGCTTTGGTAAGACCTGTAACTGAAATTAGTATATGA
- the LOC129895612 gene encoding uncharacterized protein LOC129895612, protein MAFQKEYLDLFLVPSGLIIMFGYHLHLLYRYLKVPHTTVMGFENNDKRAWVEKVMLADKKNIDTALTVLGSSLSGATFLASVSLSLSFLIGAWMANNSVFSSEIIYGDTRLETMSIKFISLLLCFMLAFSCFVQSSRCFIHANYLISTPDTDIPVSYVELAVIRGGDFWSLGLRALYFATPLLLWFFGPIPMFATSIGMVFLLHYLDKNTKQLHRHRSFVKGKQPYERLEETTSRKVPIERLVM, encoded by the exons ATGGCTTTCCAAAAAGAGTACCTTGATTTGTTCTTGGTACCAAGTGGCCTAATTATTATGTTTGGTTATCATCTTCATTTGCTCTATAGATACCTAAAAGTTCCTCATACTACTGTCATGGGATTTGAAAATAACGACAAAAGAGCTTGGGTTGAAAAAGTTATGTTG GCTGATAAAAAGAACATTGATACAGCTCTAACTGTTCTAGGATCTAGTCTCTCTGGAGCAACATTCTTGGCATCTGTTTCACTAAGTTTGAGTTTTCTAATTGGAGCTTGGATGGCCAATAATAGTGTTTTCAGTAGTGAAATAATATATGGTGACACAAGACTAGAAACAATGTCCATCAAATTCATTAGCCTTTTACTCTGCTTCATGCTGGCATTTTCATGCTTTGTTCAATCGTCAAGGTGCTTCATTCACGCGAATTACCTAATCAGCACGCCTGATACTGATATACCGGTTAGCTACGTTGAATTGGCTGTGATAAGGGGAGGTGATTTTTGGTCACTAGGACTTAGAGCACTCTATTTTGCTACACCTTTGTTGTTATGGTTTTTTGGACCAATTCCTATGTTTGCTACGTCGATAGGAATGGTTTTCCTACTCCATTACCTCGATAAAAACACGAAGCAATTGCATAGGCATCGATCGTTTGTTAAAGGAAAGCAGCCATACGAGAGACTCGAGGAAACAACGAGTAGGAAAGTTCCTATCGAGCGTTTAGTTATGTGA
- the LOC129895393 gene encoding ras-related protein RABA1f-like produces MGAYRADEDYDYLFKVVLIGDSGVGKSNLLSRFTKNEFSQESKSTIGVEFATRTIHVDDKIIKAQIWDTAGQERYRAITSAYYRGAVGALLVYDITRHVTFENVARWLKELRDHTDQNIVVMLVGNKADLRHLRAVPTGESSGFAERENTFFMETSALEALNVENAFTEVLTQIYRVVSRKALDIGDDPASVPRGQTINIGKDDVSAVKKGGCCSG; encoded by the exons atggggGCATATAGGGCTGATGAAGATTATGATTATTTGTTCAAAGTTGTTCTTATAGGTGATTCTGGTGTTGGCAAATCAAATTTGCTTTCTCGTTTTACAAAAAATGAATTTAGCCAAGAATCTAAATCAACAATTGGTGTTGAATTTGCTACAAGAACAATTCATGTTGACGATAAGATTATCAAAGCTCAGATTTGGGATACTGCTGGTCAAGAAAG GTACCGTGCCATCACTAGTGCATATTATCGAGGAGCAGTGGGTGCCTTACTTGTTTATGACATTACTCGTCATGTAACATTTGAAAATGTAGCAAGATGGCTTAAAGAACTCAGAGACCACACAGACCAAAACATCGTCGTCATGCTCGTCGGAAACAAGGCGGATCTCCGCCACCTCCGAGCTGTCCCCACAGGTGAATCGAGCGGTTTTGCAGAAAGAGAGAACACTTTCTTCATGGAAACATCTGCACTCGAGGCACTCAATGTTGAAAACGCCTTCACAGAAGTACTCACTCAGATATATCGAGTGGTTAGTCGAAAAGCTCTTGATATAGGAGATGATCCAGCTTCTGTGCCAAGAGGACAAACAATTAACATTGGGAAAGATGATGTATCTGCGGTTAAGAAGGGTGGATGTTGTTCCGGTTAA